The genomic region ACGTGCATCGCGACTAGTTAGCAGTTACTGCCGCGGACAGAGCACGGCAGGAAGGAACGAGCATTCGTGCGCGAGAGCTGGTGGCACATGGACCGCCGGGACTCCTCCGAGGCGCCGGGGCCGGCCGTGAACGGCACTGGCGGCGTCGGaggcgcgggcgcggcggcgcccggggTCGTCGACGCGACCTTCGACACCAACACGGTGATCCTGCTGGCGGCGCTGTTCCTGGCGCTGCTGCTCGCCATCGCGCTCAACTCGCTGGCCAGGTTCGCGCTCTGGTGCGGAGGCCGGGCCGCGGCCGGGGGCGGCGAGGTGGCGGCGTCGCCGAGCGTCGCCGCGTCGTCCTGCGCGGGCGTCCGGGGCGGGATCAAGAAGCGCGCGCTGCGGAGCATCCCCGTGGAGGTTTACGTCGGCGGGGATGCGAAAGACGACGAGGAGGAGGGGGCCGGGAGCGGGGACGTGTGCGCCATCTGCCTCGGCGAGTTCGCGGACGGCGAGAAGGTGCGCGTGCTGCCGCGGTGCGGCCACGCGTTCCACGTCCCGTGCGTCGACGCCTGGCTGCTGTCCCGCGGCTCGTGCCCGACGTGCCGCCGCCCCGTCATGGACGCCAAGCCTGCCAGTGCCAGTGCCACAGGCGGCAGGGGAGTGGCCCAGCAGAGCGCCCGCCGCCCGGACAGCGACACCGTCGCCGTGGTCATTGCGTGAGGGACGACGGAGGGGAGCATGGGCGTGGCCATGGGCCCATGGCCATCGCAAGCAGCAGAGACCTAGTGGTAGGAGCGAGCACACGCAACGAAGCAAGGTATAGAGTAGCGCTCTGTACTGTTCCGGCGTCGCTGTGGATAAGTTCATGTAAAAAATATCTCCGTAGCCTGCCCTGCTCTGGTAGCCGCATCGTCCGATATTATCCGGCGACGGCTGGCCCACTTGCACTAGATGACGCTACATGCTTGGAGTGTACTGCTCGCTAGTGTAGCATCTT from Zea mays cultivar B73 chromosome 6, Zm-B73-REFERENCE-NAM-5.0, whole genome shotgun sequence harbors:
- the LOC103630493 gene encoding RING-H2 finger protein ATL74-like yields the protein MDRRDSSEAPGPAVNGTGGVGGAGAAAPGVVDATFDTNTVILLAALFLALLLAIALNSLARFALWCGGRAAAGGGEVAASPSVAASSCAGVRGGIKKRALRSIPVEVYVGGDAKDDEEEGAGSGDVCAICLGEFADGEKVRVLPRCGHAFHVPCVDAWLLSRGSCPTCRRPVMDAKPASASATGGRGVAQQSARRPDSDTVAVVIA